A window of the Falco rusticolus isolate bFalRus1 chromosome 1, bFalRus1.pri, whole genome shotgun sequence genome harbors these coding sequences:
- the CUX2 gene encoding homeobox protein cut-like 2 isoform X4, with product MHMDAHRCTQVHTHAHPKTAPLWSLYPSSSPVCALPQHPSRAPLSPTPLLLPKSSHPAFCPRLLHVRVSLDRRTLCGILYKRHISPDSTFFALNGCCQHKSLAETVTEPDCSASILINPAPVLEAARSLEDRLQQLQRLEPEPSPLKDLSRPWKKHPELVGTKEHREGTSPATGLAAAAEPPFSGIDGKALCTETLLQRNEAEKQKGLQEAQVTLAARLGEAEEKIKVLHAALKATQTELLELRCKYDEEAASKADEVAMIMTNLEKANQRAEAAQREVESLREQLAAVNSSLRLACCSPPGAAGQDKVNYSMCSGSRLEAALAAKDREILRLLKDVQHLQSSLQELEESSANQIAELEGQLAAKNEAIEKLEEKLQAQADYEEIKTELSILKAMKVASASCSLPQSISKAEEALLLGKEAFYPSQKYLLEKPSLLASTEEDHSEDESGKDSLGMEQPYPSPQHAPADEPTSPTPLPPLPGPGLAPDGPQTFSLSPFPGGERLSGDPKAPHPPLPAYKNENASVGPPFPSAFFGAKGSATHPGTAPAASATSPPGEPSEGSTSSSAEEEQLDTAEIAFQVKEQLLKHNIGQRVFGHYVLGLSQGSVSEILARPKPWHKLTVKGKEPFIKMKQFLSDEQNVLALRTIQVRQRGSITPRIRTPETGSDDAIKSILEQAKKEIESQKGGEPKTPSASQTVANGTGGSSSEDAIKSILEQARREMQAQQQALLEMESGSSGRPGDTSPAERSTLATVSQNIVPTYVKQEEGSGTSPGPPQTPLAVLSPAAFVQSIIRKVKSEIGDAGSYFDQHWASERSLLSRPYTSVSPSLSSSSSSYSSMANGRGWPRGEPSEGGTNEDELPPADDEPHRLTEMKTEGAGAEPAAGGRLSYYPTYVPRTLKPTVPPLTPEQYEMYMYREVDTLELTRQVKEKLAKNGICQRIFGEKVLGLSQGSVSDMLSRPKPWSKLTQKGREPFIRMQLWLTDQLGQGISQQPTPSQASPVEPQPSPSPPPSPAEHEKGCQEPLTLALESSKENQQPESRSTPAMGGKTYPNSQGPVGIQEIVAMSPELDTYSITKKVKEVLTDNNLGQRLFGESILGLTQGSVSDLLSRPKPWHKLSLKGREPFVRMQLWLNDPHNVEKLRDMKKLEKKAYLKRRYGLMSTGSDSESPSARSECASPSLQPQDLSLLQIKKPRVVLAPEEKEALKKAYQLEPYPSQQTIELLSFQLNLKTNTVINWFHNYRSRMRREMLVEGTQDNDTDPEQSGGAAVPGRRAPHSPDSDTEDRKPVFGGGEHPCAAVPVKVKEEQGEAGGWGRRRDSRSPAGAAEGTGPPQEERGAAPHAAAPSAGSLPRRGGRAGAAAGGPAPPPPPHPDSSQSSAGSSRCSLEVSPTSPSAASSPGLTGSASPGPSSAGPVSPALPPAPGPRLSTSVQRRHEKMANLNNIIHRLERAANREEALEWEF from the exons ACCCCGCTCCTGTGCTGGAGGCTGCCCGGAGCCTGGAGGAccggctgcagcagctccagcgcCTCGAGCCCGAACCGTCCCCCCTGAAGGATCTCAGCCGCCCCTGGAAGAAACACCCAGAGCTCGTCGGCACCAAAG agcacagagaggGGACGTCGCCAGCAACTGGACTTGCAGCAGCGGCCGAGCCCCCGTTCTCTGGCATCGACGGCAAAGCACTGTGCACAGAAACCTTGCTGCAGAGAAAtgaggcagaaaagcaaaa GGGACTGCAGGAAGCACAGGTCACTTTGGCTGCTcggctgggggaggcagaggagaagaTCAAAGTGCTCCACGCAG cgCTGAAGGCCACCCAGacggagctgctggagctgcggTGTAAATACGACGAGGAAGCTGCATCAAA GGCAGATGAAGTAGCCATGATCATGACGAACCTCGAAAAAGCCAACCAG CGAGCAGAGGCGGCGCAGAGGGAGGTGGAGAGCTTGCGGGAGCAGCTGGCAGCCGTGAATAGCTCCCTGCGCCTGGCCTGCTGCTCcccgccgggcgctgccggg caggaCAAAGTGAACTATTCCATGTGCTCAGGGTCGAGGCTGGAGGCGGCTCTGGCTGCCAAAGACCGGGAGATCCTGCGGCTCCTGAAAGACGTCCAGCACCTCCAGAGCTcgctgcaggagctggaggagtcCTCTGCCAACCAGATTGCCGAGCTGGAGGGGCAGCTGGCCGCCAAGAACGAAGCCATCGAG aagctggaggagaagctgcaggCGCAGGCGGACTACGAGGAGATCAAAACGGAGCTGAG CATCCTGAAGGCGATGAAGGTGGCCTCCgccagctgcagccttcccCAG AGCATATCGAAGGCAGAGGaggccctgctgctggggaaggaggctTTCTACCCTTCCCAGAAGTACCTGCTGGAGAagcccagcctgctggccagCACTG AGGAGGATCACTCCGAAGACGAGTCGGGGAAGGATTCGCTGGGCATGGAGCAGCCGTACCCATCCCCCCAACATGCCCCGGCAGACGAACCCAcctcccccactcccctcccaCCTCTTCCCGGTCCCGGCCTGGCTCCTGATGGCCCCCAGACTTTCTCACTGTCCCCCTTCCCAGGGGGCGAGCGGCTGTCAGGAGACCCCAAGGCCCCCCACCCACCACTGCCTGCCTACAAGAATGAGAATGCCAGTGTGGGGCcacccttcccctctgccttctTCGGGGCCAAGGGCAGTGCCACGCACCCTGGCACCGCGCCGGCTGCCAGTGCCACCAGCCCGCCTGGCGAGCCATCCgagggcagcaccagcagctctgccgaggaggagcagctggacACAGCCGAAATCGCCTTCCAGgtgaaggagcagctgctgaagcacaACATCGGGCAGCGGGTCTTCGGGCATTACGTGCTGGGGCTGTCGCAGGGCTCTGTCAGCGAGATCCTGGCCCGACCCAAGCCCTGGCACAAGCTGACGGTGAAGGGCAAGGAGCCGTTCATCAAGATGAAGCAGTTCCTCTCCGATGAGCAGAACGTGCTGGCCCTGAGGACTATCCAGGTGCGCCAGAGAG GTAGCATCACGCCACGGATCAGGACGCCGGAGACTGGCTCTGATGATGCCATCAAAAGCATCCTGGAGCAGGCAAAGAAGGAGATCGAGTCACAGAAGGGAG GGGAACCCAAAACACCATCAGCATCGCAAACAGTGGCCAACGGGACAGGCGGCAGCAGCTCAGAGGACGCCATCAAGAGCATCTTGGAGCAGGCACGGCGGGAgatgcaggcacagcagcaggcactgctggagaTGGAGTCAGGGAGCAGTGGGCGCCCCGGGGATACATCGCCTGCCGAGCGCTCCACGCTGGCCACCGTCAGCCAGAACATCGTTCCGACCTATGTcaagcaggaggaggggagcgGGACCAGCCCTGGCCCCCCGCAGACGCCCCTGGCCGTACTCTCACCCGCTGCCTTTGTCCAGAGCATCATCCGGAAGGTGAAGTCGGAGATCGGCGATGCTGGCTCCTACTTCGACCAGCACTGGGCATCGGAGCGGAGCCTGCTCAGCCGACCCTACACCTCTGTCTCGCCTtcgctctcctcctcctcctcgaGCTACTCCAGCATGGCCAACGGCCGGGGCTGGCCACGGGGCGAGCCCAGCGAGGGTGGCACCAACGAGGATGAGCTGCCACCAGCAGACGATGAACCCCACCGACTGACAGAGATGAAGACGGAGGGAGCTggtgcagagccagcagctggtggTCGTCTCTCCTACTACCCCACCTACGTGCCACGGACCCTGAAGCCCACCGTGCCACCACTGACACCCGAGCAGTATGAGATGTACATGTACAGGGAGGTGGACACGCTGGAGCTGACTCGGCAGGTCAAGGAGAAGTTGGCCAAGAACGGCATCTGCCAGAGGATCTTTGGAGAGAAG GTGCTGGGGCTGTCCCAGGGCAGCGTGAGCGACATGCTGTCGCGGCCCAAGCCGTGGAGCAAGCTGACGCAGAAGGGTCGGGAGCCTTTCATCCGTATGCAGCTCTGGCTGACCGACCAGCTGGGCCAAGGCATCAGCCAGCAGCCAACACCCTCCCAGG CCAGCCCGGTGGAGCCCCAGCCGTCCCCCTcgccgccccccagccctgccgagCATGAGAAGGGCTGCCAGGAGCCCCTCACCCTGGCCTTGGAGAGCAGCAAGGAAAACCAGCAGCCCGAGAGCCGGTCGACGCCTGCGATGGGTGGGAAGACGTACCCCAACAGCCAGGGACCTGTGGGCATCCAGGAGATCGTTGCCATGTCCCCCGAGCTGGACACCTACTCCATCACCAAGAAGGTCAAGGAGGTCTTGACAGACAACAATTTAG GCCAGCGGCTGTTCGGGGAGAGCATCCTGGGCCTGACGCAGGGCTCGGTGTCCGATCTCCTCTCCAGGCCCAAGCCGTGGCACAAGCTGAGCCTGAAGGGGAGGGAGCCCTTCGTCCGCATGCAGCTCTGGCTCAACGACCCCCACAACGTGGAGAAGCTGCGTGACATgaagaagctggagaagaaag cctaCCTGAAACGTCGGTACGGGCTGATGAGCACCGGCTCGGACAGCGAATCCCCCAGCGCCCGCTCCGAgtgtgccagccccagcctgcagccgCAGGACCTCAGCCTCCTCCAGATTAAGAAGCCACGGGTGGTGCTGGCCCCAGAGGAGAAGGAAGCCCTGAAGAAAGCCTACCAGCTGGAGCCCTACCCCTCCCAGCAGACCATTGAACTGCTCTCCTTCCAGCTCAACCTTAAGACCAACACCGTCATCAACTGGTTCCACAACTACAG GTCACGGATGCGCCGGGAGATGCTGGTGGAGGGCACGCAGGACAATGACACAGACCCAGAGCAGAGTGGTGGGGCAGCCGTCCCCGGGCGCCGGGCCCCCCACAGCCCCGATTCAGACACCGAGGACCGTAAACCTGTGTTTGGGGGGGGCGAGCACCCCTGTGCCGCGGTGCCCGTGAAGGtgaaggaggagcagggggaggcaggTGGCTGGGGCCGCCGGCGGGACTCACGCAGCCCAGCCGGGGCGGCCGAGGGGACCGGACCTCCCCAGGAGGagcggggggcagccccccatGCAGCTGCCCCCAGCGCCGGCAGCCTtccgcggcggggcggccgtgCTGGTGCTGCCGCCGGAGGACCCGCACCACCACCGCCACCGCACCCCGACAGCTCCCAGTCCTCTGCGGGCTCATCCCGTTGCAGTTTGGAGGTCTCCCCAACATCGCCCTCAGCAGCATCCTCGCCTGGTCTCACCGGCTCGGCCTCACCGGGGCCATCCTCTGCCGGGCCGGTCTCACCGGCACTGCcgccagcccccggcccccggctCAGCACCAGCGTCCAGCGGCGCCATGAGAAGATGGCCAACCTCAACAACATCATCCACCGCCTGGAGCGGGCTGCCAACCGTGAGGAGGCCCTTGAGTGGGAGTTCTGA
- the CUX2 gene encoding homeobox protein cut-like 2 isoform X2, which translates to MHLLTSAQTAIVCAQTGRHWWHRGHRCCGCHWLAQAGDAPCSPAGPSIPWGWRWKVLDQGVSPWHWAPHGVPQGWKGMCSGFQWRLAGRVGRGLAVGIPAAHRRIPCPTDPAPVLEAARSLEDRLQQLQRLEPEPSPLKDLSRPWKKHPELVGTKEHREGTSPATGLAAAAEPPFSGIDGKALCTETLLQRNEAEKQKGLQEAQVTLAARLGEAEEKIKVLHAALKATQTELLELRCKYDEEAASKADEVAMIMTNLEKANQRAEAAQREVESLREQLAAVNSSLRLACCSPPGAAGQDKVNYSMCSGSRLEAALAAKDREILRLLKDVQHLQSSLQELEESSANQIAELEGQLAAKNEAIEKLEEKLQAQADYEEIKTELSILKAMKVASASCSLPQASAAACAGMLAGLWHACQPCRQWLRRPFPSRLGSLQSISKAEEALLLGKEAFYPSQKYLLEKPSLLASTEEDHSEDESGKDSLGMEQPYPSPQHAPADEPTSPTPLPPLPGPGLAPDGPQTFSLSPFPGGERLSGDPKAPHPPLPAYKNENASVGPPFPSAFFGAKGSATHPGTAPAASATSPPGEPSEGSTSSSAEEEQLDTAEIAFQVKEQLLKHNIGQRVFGHYVLGLSQGSVSEILARPKPWHKLTVKGKEPFIKMKQFLSDEQNVLALRTIQVRQRGSITPRIRTPETGSDDAIKSILEQAKKEIESQKGGEPKTPSASQTVANGTGGSSSEDAIKSILEQARREMQAQQQALLEMESGSSGRPGDTSPAERSTLATVSQNIVPTYVKQEEGSGTSPGPPQTPLAVLSPAAFVQSIIRKVKSEIGDAGSYFDQHWASERSLLSRPYTSVSPSLSSSSSSYSSMANGRGWPRGEPSEGGTNEDELPPADDEPHRLTEMKTEGAGAEPAAGGRLSYYPTYVPRTLKPTVPPLTPEQYEMYMYREVDTLELTRQVKEKLAKNGICQRIFGEKVLGLSQGSVSDMLSRPKPWSKLTQKGREPFIRMQLWLTDQLGQGISQQPTPSQASPVEPQPSPSPPPSPAEHEKGCQEPLTLALESSKENQQPESRSTPAMGGKTYPNSQGPVGIQEIVAMSPELDTYSITKKVKEVLTDNNLGQRLFGESILGLTQGSVSDLLSRPKPWHKLSLKGREPFVRMQLWLNDPHNVEKLRDMKKLEKKAYLKRRYGLMSTGSDSESPSARSECASPSLQPQDLSLLQIKKPRVVLAPEEKEALKKAYQLEPYPSQQTIELLSFQLNLKTNTVINWFHNYRSRMRREMLVEGTQDNDTDPEQSGGAAVPGRRAPHSPDSDTEDRKPVFGGGEHPCAAVPVKVKEEQGEAGGWGRRRDSRSPAGAAEGTGPPQEERGAAPHAAAPSAGSLPRRGGRAGAAAGGPAPPPPPHPDSSQSSAGSSRCSLEVSPTSPSAASSPGLTGSASPGPSSAGPVSPALPPAPGPRLSTSVQRRHEKMANLNNIIHRLERAANREEALEWEF; encoded by the exons ATGCACCTGCTTACCTCGGCACAAACCGCCATTGTCTGCGCCCAAACGGGCCGGCACTGGTGGCACCGGGGCCACCGGTGCTGCGGGTGCCACTGGCTTGCTCAGGCAGGTGATGCCCCATGCAGCCCTGCTGGCCCCTCCATCCCTTGGGGCTGGCGGTGGAAAGTGCTGGATCAAGGGGTGTCCCCATGGCACTGGGCACCCCACggggttccccagggctggaagggaaTGTGCTCTGGTTTTCAgtggaggctggcagggagggtggGCAGAGGGCTGGCGGTGGGCATCCCTGCCGCTCACCGCCGCATCCCGTGTCCCACAGACCCCGCTCCTGTGCTGGAGGCTGCCCGGAGCCTGGAGGAccggctgcagcagctccagcgcCTCGAGCCCGAACCGTCCCCCCTGAAGGATCTCAGCCGCCCCTGGAAGAAACACCCAGAGCTCGTCGGCACCAAAG agcacagagaggGGACGTCGCCAGCAACTGGACTTGCAGCAGCGGCCGAGCCCCCGTTCTCTGGCATCGACGGCAAAGCACTGTGCACAGAAACCTTGCTGCAGAGAAAtgaggcagaaaagcaaaa GGGACTGCAGGAAGCACAGGTCACTTTGGCTGCTcggctgggggaggcagaggagaagaTCAAAGTGCTCCACGCAG cgCTGAAGGCCACCCAGacggagctgctggagctgcggTGTAAATACGACGAGGAAGCTGCATCAAA GGCAGATGAAGTAGCCATGATCATGACGAACCTCGAAAAAGCCAACCAG CGAGCAGAGGCGGCGCAGAGGGAGGTGGAGAGCTTGCGGGAGCAGCTGGCAGCCGTGAATAGCTCCCTGCGCCTGGCCTGCTGCTCcccgccgggcgctgccggg caggaCAAAGTGAACTATTCCATGTGCTCAGGGTCGAGGCTGGAGGCGGCTCTGGCTGCCAAAGACCGGGAGATCCTGCGGCTCCTGAAAGACGTCCAGCACCTCCAGAGCTcgctgcaggagctggaggagtcCTCTGCCAACCAGATTGCCGAGCTGGAGGGGCAGCTGGCCGCCAAGAACGAAGCCATCGAG aagctggaggagaagctgcaggCGCAGGCGGACTACGAGGAGATCAAAACGGAGCTGAG CATCCTGAAGGCGATGAAGGTGGCCTCCgccagctgcagccttcccCAGGCAAGTGCTGCGGCGTGTGCCGGCATGCTCGCCGGGCTGTGGCACGCGTGCCAGCCCTGCCGCCAGTGGCTCCGCCGCCCTTTCCCATCTCGGCTTGGCTCCTTGCAGAGCATATCGAAGGCAGAGGaggccctgctgctggggaaggaggctTTCTACCCTTCCCAGAAGTACCTGCTGGAGAagcccagcctgctggccagCACTG AGGAGGATCACTCCGAAGACGAGTCGGGGAAGGATTCGCTGGGCATGGAGCAGCCGTACCCATCCCCCCAACATGCCCCGGCAGACGAACCCAcctcccccactcccctcccaCCTCTTCCCGGTCCCGGCCTGGCTCCTGATGGCCCCCAGACTTTCTCACTGTCCCCCTTCCCAGGGGGCGAGCGGCTGTCAGGAGACCCCAAGGCCCCCCACCCACCACTGCCTGCCTACAAGAATGAGAATGCCAGTGTGGGGCcacccttcccctctgccttctTCGGGGCCAAGGGCAGTGCCACGCACCCTGGCACCGCGCCGGCTGCCAGTGCCACCAGCCCGCCTGGCGAGCCATCCgagggcagcaccagcagctctgccgaggaggagcagctggacACAGCCGAAATCGCCTTCCAGgtgaaggagcagctgctgaagcacaACATCGGGCAGCGGGTCTTCGGGCATTACGTGCTGGGGCTGTCGCAGGGCTCTGTCAGCGAGATCCTGGCCCGACCCAAGCCCTGGCACAAGCTGACGGTGAAGGGCAAGGAGCCGTTCATCAAGATGAAGCAGTTCCTCTCCGATGAGCAGAACGTGCTGGCCCTGAGGACTATCCAGGTGCGCCAGAGAG GTAGCATCACGCCACGGATCAGGACGCCGGAGACTGGCTCTGATGATGCCATCAAAAGCATCCTGGAGCAGGCAAAGAAGGAGATCGAGTCACAGAAGGGAG GGGAACCCAAAACACCATCAGCATCGCAAACAGTGGCCAACGGGACAGGCGGCAGCAGCTCAGAGGACGCCATCAAGAGCATCTTGGAGCAGGCACGGCGGGAgatgcaggcacagcagcaggcactgctggagaTGGAGTCAGGGAGCAGTGGGCGCCCCGGGGATACATCGCCTGCCGAGCGCTCCACGCTGGCCACCGTCAGCCAGAACATCGTTCCGACCTATGTcaagcaggaggaggggagcgGGACCAGCCCTGGCCCCCCGCAGACGCCCCTGGCCGTACTCTCACCCGCTGCCTTTGTCCAGAGCATCATCCGGAAGGTGAAGTCGGAGATCGGCGATGCTGGCTCCTACTTCGACCAGCACTGGGCATCGGAGCGGAGCCTGCTCAGCCGACCCTACACCTCTGTCTCGCCTtcgctctcctcctcctcctcgaGCTACTCCAGCATGGCCAACGGCCGGGGCTGGCCACGGGGCGAGCCCAGCGAGGGTGGCACCAACGAGGATGAGCTGCCACCAGCAGACGATGAACCCCACCGACTGACAGAGATGAAGACGGAGGGAGCTggtgcagagccagcagctggtggTCGTCTCTCCTACTACCCCACCTACGTGCCACGGACCCTGAAGCCCACCGTGCCACCACTGACACCCGAGCAGTATGAGATGTACATGTACAGGGAGGTGGACACGCTGGAGCTGACTCGGCAGGTCAAGGAGAAGTTGGCCAAGAACGGCATCTGCCAGAGGATCTTTGGAGAGAAG GTGCTGGGGCTGTCCCAGGGCAGCGTGAGCGACATGCTGTCGCGGCCCAAGCCGTGGAGCAAGCTGACGCAGAAGGGTCGGGAGCCTTTCATCCGTATGCAGCTCTGGCTGACCGACCAGCTGGGCCAAGGCATCAGCCAGCAGCCAACACCCTCCCAGG CCAGCCCGGTGGAGCCCCAGCCGTCCCCCTcgccgccccccagccctgccgagCATGAGAAGGGCTGCCAGGAGCCCCTCACCCTGGCCTTGGAGAGCAGCAAGGAAAACCAGCAGCCCGAGAGCCGGTCGACGCCTGCGATGGGTGGGAAGACGTACCCCAACAGCCAGGGACCTGTGGGCATCCAGGAGATCGTTGCCATGTCCCCCGAGCTGGACACCTACTCCATCACCAAGAAGGTCAAGGAGGTCTTGACAGACAACAATTTAG GCCAGCGGCTGTTCGGGGAGAGCATCCTGGGCCTGACGCAGGGCTCGGTGTCCGATCTCCTCTCCAGGCCCAAGCCGTGGCACAAGCTGAGCCTGAAGGGGAGGGAGCCCTTCGTCCGCATGCAGCTCTGGCTCAACGACCCCCACAACGTGGAGAAGCTGCGTGACATgaagaagctggagaagaaag cctaCCTGAAACGTCGGTACGGGCTGATGAGCACCGGCTCGGACAGCGAATCCCCCAGCGCCCGCTCCGAgtgtgccagccccagcctgcagccgCAGGACCTCAGCCTCCTCCAGATTAAGAAGCCACGGGTGGTGCTGGCCCCAGAGGAGAAGGAAGCCCTGAAGAAAGCCTACCAGCTGGAGCCCTACCCCTCCCAGCAGACCATTGAACTGCTCTCCTTCCAGCTCAACCTTAAGACCAACACCGTCATCAACTGGTTCCACAACTACAG GTCACGGATGCGCCGGGAGATGCTGGTGGAGGGCACGCAGGACAATGACACAGACCCAGAGCAGAGTGGTGGGGCAGCCGTCCCCGGGCGCCGGGCCCCCCACAGCCCCGATTCAGACACCGAGGACCGTAAACCTGTGTTTGGGGGGGGCGAGCACCCCTGTGCCGCGGTGCCCGTGAAGGtgaaggaggagcagggggaggcaggTGGCTGGGGCCGCCGGCGGGACTCACGCAGCCCAGCCGGGGCGGCCGAGGGGACCGGACCTCCCCAGGAGGagcggggggcagccccccatGCAGCTGCCCCCAGCGCCGGCAGCCTtccgcggcggggcggccgtgCTGGTGCTGCCGCCGGAGGACCCGCACCACCACCGCCACCGCACCCCGACAGCTCCCAGTCCTCTGCGGGCTCATCCCGTTGCAGTTTGGAGGTCTCCCCAACATCGCCCTCAGCAGCATCCTCGCCTGGTCTCACCGGCTCGGCCTCACCGGGGCCATCCTCTGCCGGGCCGGTCTCACCGGCACTGCcgccagcccccggcccccggctCAGCACCAGCGTCCAGCGGCGCCATGAGAAGATGGCCAACCTCAACAACATCATCCACCGCCTGGAGCGGGCTGCCAACCGTGAGGAGGCCCTTGAGTGGGAGTTCTGA